The stretch of DNA GCGGCTGTTCCCGCCCCGGATTCCGGCCCGTCCTTCGTCCCCTCGTCTCCGAAGCTGCCCGAGGCGTGGCAGCTGTCGGAGAGGGGGATCGGCCCGGTGGGCGTGGGGATGACGGCCGAGGAGGTGCGGCGCCGGCTGGGCGGCGACTTCCAGGTGCAGCCGCCCGACGAGCCCGGCGGCTGCACCTATGGGCTCTCGCGCGCGCTGCCGCCCGGCGTGGGCGTGATGCTGCAGGGCGATCGCGTGGTGCGCGTGGAGGTCGACAGCGGCGCCGCGGCCACGGCGGCGGGCGCCCGCATTGGCGACACGGAGGCCCGCCTGCGCGAGCTGTACGGGGAGGTCCGCGTGGAGCCGCACAAGTACGAGGCCGGGCACTACGTGATCGTGCTGCCGCGCGCGCCGGTCGACACCCTGCGCCGCATCGTCTTCGAGACCGATTCCGCCGGCCGGGTGACGCGCTTCCGCGGCGGCGTGTACCCGCCGGTCGAGTACGTCGAGGGCTGCTCGTGATGCCGCTCGTGAAGCGAATCGCCCGCGCGGTCCGTGGATCGGCGCGGGCGCGTAGATTGCGCGAAGTTATTGCAGGATCTGGAACCCCCCTTTCGCACGCAGAGGCAGCAGAGTGAACAGAAGGGGTTCACTGCTGTCTCTGCTGACTCTGCGTGAGGCCTGGTGTTTTTCCGGACTGGTATCAGGAGGCACGTCGAAGCGCTTCCTCCACTGATGCCGGCAGATCCAGTTCCAGGAAGTAGCTCCTGGGATATAGGTAGTCCTCTCCACACTCGTCGATCACCCGGATGTGACCGTGGCGCTCGGCGTCGGGATCGGGAAGCACTTCGTAGAACTTCCGGGTCTGGAGACTCGCTTCGTATTCGCCGTTCTCGACGCAGACGGCGAATCGTCCCTTCGACCTGTCTCCTTCGTCACTCATGGCTTCAGATCCCCTTTGGGTTGATTGCACGATCCGGAAGCAGAGGGCATTATCATGCGCGCCCAGACAGTAAAATGGACTGAATGGACGACTTTCGCAATGGGTGAAGCGGGATTCGATCTGACCGGGGCTCTCGAACGGTGCCGCGCGGCCGAGAAGGCGCAGGCGCTCTTCTACCGCGCGCTGGCGGCCGAGGCCGAGGCGCGCGGCGACGGCGTGCTCAGCGAGCGGCTGAACGAGCTGCACGCCGACGAGCAGCACCACCTGTCGCGGCTCACCGCGCGGCTGCTGGAGCTGGGCGCCGCGCCGGCCGACCTCTCGCACCTGCGCACGGACCGCGTCGCGCTGGACGAGTGGGAGGACGCCGCCCGCGCGCGCGAGCGGGAGGAGGTGCGGCGCTACGAGGAGCTGGCCGCCGCGGCGCTCGACGGCCACACCGCGGGCGTGGTGCGCGAGATCCTGGAGACGGAGCGGCACCACGCCGAAGAGCTGGGGGGGAAGTGGACGACCGCCTGAGGCCGGGGAGCGCGCCCCGTGGCTGAGCACGCTCCCGCGCCGCTGCCTCGCGTGCTGCTGCTGGCCACCGGCGGCACCATCTCCATGCGGCGCGACGCACAGGCGGGCGGCGCGATCCCGCAATTGTCCGGGCGCGAGATCCTGGACGCCGTGCCCGGGATCGAGCGGGTCGCCCAGGTGGAGGTGCGCGAGTTCGGGCGCTACCCGGGCCCGCACATGACGCCCGAGCGGATGTGGGAGCTGCGCGCCGCCATCCTGGACGCCCTGGCGGAAGGGGTGGACGGGATCGTGGTGACGCACGGCACCGACACCATCGAGGAGACGGCGTACCTGCTGGACCGCTCGCTCCCGCCCGAGACGCCCGTCGTCATCACCGGGGCCATGCGCAACTCGTCGGAGCTGTCGTGGGACGGCCCGGCCAACCTGATGAGCGCGGTGGAGGTGGCCGCCGCCCCCGAGGCGCGCGGGCGCGGGACCATGGTGGTGATGGACGAGGAGATCGTGCAGGGCGCCGAGGTGGTGAAGACGCACACCGAGCAGGCCGGCACCTTCCGCTCGCCCAACTGGGGCCCGCTGGGGATCACCGACAAGGCGCGCGCGCTCTTCTACCGCGAGAGCCGGCGCAGGCCCACGCTGGCGCCGCGCCGGCCGGTGACTCCCGTGGACCTGATCAAGATCGTGGCGGGCGCCGACTCGCGGCTGCTGGAGGCGAGCCTGGAGACGGGGGCGCACGGGGTGGTGCTGGAGGCGCTGGGGCGGGGGAACGTCCCCCCGGCGGTGGTCCCCGGCATCCAGCGCTGGGTCGACGCGGGGAAGCCGGTGGTGGTGGCCTCGCGCTCGCAGCGGGGGCGCGTGCTCGACACCTACGCCTACGAGGGCGGCGGCCACCAGCTGCGCGAGATGGGCGCCATCTTCGCCGACCACCTCTCGGGCCAGCAGGCGCGCATCGAGCTGATGCTGGCGCTCGGCGTCCACTCCGGCGACGTGGAGCGCGTCCGCGCCACCATCGAAGGCGACCGCTACGAGGAGTAGCGCCACGCGGCCGCCCGCCGCCGTCACACGGTGCGGATCACGACGGAAGCCCCGGGTCTCGGGCGGACCCGGTCACGCGGGATCGGTCCCGACCACGTCCGCGGCGACGGCGCGCAGGAGCGAGTCGCGGTCGTCGTTCAGCGCCACGCGGGCGGCGCGGAAGCGCAGCCCCGAGCGCTGGCACGCCAGGTCGCACAGGCGGAGCAGGCGCGCCACCGACTCCTCGTCCAGCGCCACCGTGCTGCTGGTCAGTGGCGGCGCCACCGCCTCGCCGCGCGCGTGCGCCTCCAGCAGCGCCTGGGTGCGGCTGAGGGTGGCGGCGCGCACGTACAGCTCGATCGCCATGTCGGCGAGGCGCGCCACCACGAACTGCC from Longimicrobium sp. encodes:
- a CDS encoding ferritin-like domain-containing protein, which encodes MGEAGFDLTGALERCRAAEKAQALFYRALAAEAEARGDGVLSERLNELHADEQHHLSRLTARLLELGAAPADLSHLRTDRVALDEWEDAARAREREEVRRYEELAAAALDGHTAGVVREILETERHHAEELGGKWTTA
- a CDS encoding asparaginase — its product is MAEHAPAPLPRVLLLATGGTISMRRDAQAGGAIPQLSGREILDAVPGIERVAQVEVREFGRYPGPHMTPERMWELRAAILDALAEGVDGIVVTHGTDTIEETAYLLDRSLPPETPVVITGAMRNSSELSWDGPANLMSAVEVAAAPEARGRGTMVVMDEEIVQGAEVVKTHTEQAGTFRSPNWGPLGITDKARALFYRESRRRPTLAPRRPVTPVDLIKIVAGADSRLLEASLETGAHGVVLEALGRGNVPPAVVPGIQRWVDAGKPVVVASRSQRGRVLDTYAYEGGGHQLREMGAIFADHLSGQQARIELMLALGVHSGDVERVRATIEGDRYEE